The following coding sequences are from one Zonotrichia albicollis isolate bZonAlb1 chromosome 13, bZonAlb1.hap1, whole genome shotgun sequence window:
- the URI1 gene encoding unconventional prefoldin RPB5 interactor 1, which produces MEAPGGGASPLSPALVGRLRQEHEKVVTGCQEKIQHWKKVESDYEALQERLQTLPDKLSYDVMVPFGPLAFMPGKLVHTNEITVLLGDNWFSKCSAKQAIELVEHRKKHVRKALDDLQKVMKNFESRAEFTEDLQKMSDAAGEYVDIREEIEDDSIETKGKYRTAHKPHSKPKVSNVFEVDFPANGNDTKPMGRFQSEEELWARLEELERQEEMLGELDRMPDAVQVNGEDATSSEDEREDKDTDVNGTCRAEDCITQGNFHKEFGNSDLFVRHLNGSTYHSDDEDDRDVGHNSVPTIYFSHTVEPKRVRINTGKNTTLKFSEKKEEAKRKKRNSSGNGHAAPELPIIKTPADIYRYFVDVVNGEYVPRKSILKSRSRENSVCSDTSENSAAEFDDRRGVQRSVSCDEATQSDNSEGILEEEEGEEKQQLPKKLPPSAGTTEAFSGTVIEKEPLSPSAMPHPVLAHPVLPTILERKSEELLSDAPEEPVKRISKFRAARMQQTQ; this is translated from the exons GTGGTCACTGGCTGCCAAGAAAAAATCCAGCACTG GAAGAAGGTGGAGAGTGATTATGAGGCTCTTCAGGAGCGACTGCAGACATTGCCTGACAAGTTGTCCTACGATGTCATG GTACCTTTTGGTCCTCTTGCCTTCATGCCAGGAAAGCTTGTCCACACCAATGAGATCACTGTTCTGCTGGGGGACAACTGGTTTTCCAAATGCTCAGCAAAGCAGGCCATTGAGCTGGTTGAGCACAGGAAAAAAC atgtAAGGAAAGCACTGGATGATTTGCAAAAAGTCATGAAGAATTTTGAATCACGAGCTGAATTCACAGAAGATTTGCAGAAAATGAGTGAT GCTGCAGGTGAATATGTTGACATAAGAGAAGAAATTGAAGATGATAGCATTGAAACAAAAG GAAAATACCGAACTGCTCACAAACCTCATTCAAAGCCAAAAGTATCAAATGTTTTTGAGGTAGATTTTCCAGCAAATGGAAATGATACAAAACCAATGGGTCGTTTTCAGTcagaggaggagctgtgggccCGTTTAGAAGAGCTCGAGAGACAAGAAGAGATGCTTGGTGAACTTGACAG GATGCCCGATGCAGTTCAGGTAAATGGAGAAGATGCAACCTCTTCTGAAGATGAGAGGGAGGACAAGGACACAGATGTGAATGGGACCTGTAGGGCAGAGGACTGTATTACTCAGGGCAACTTCCATAAAGAATTTGGGAATTCAGACTTGTTTGTGCGCCACCTTAATGGCTCCACTTACCACAGTGATGATGAAGATGACAGAGATGTTGGACATAACTCTGTTCCAACTATTTATTTCTCTCACACTGTGGAACCTAAAAGG GTAAGaataaacacaggaaaaaatactACTTTGAAATTCAGcgagaagaaagaagaggccaAGCGTAAAAAGAGGAACAGCAGTGGCAATGGCCatgcagctccagagctgcccatcaTCAAAACCCCAGCAGACATTTACAG ATACTTTGTTGATGTTGTGAATGGAGAATATGTCCCTCGTAAATCAATCCTGAAGTCCCGGAGCAGAGAGAACAGTGTTTGCAGCGATACCAGCGAGAACAGCGCTGCTGAGTTTGATGACAGACGAGGAGTTCAGAGGAGTGTTAGCTGTGATGAAGCCACTCAGAGTGACAACAGCGAAGGCATCCtcgaggaagaggagggggaggagaagcagcagctacCGAAAAAGcttcctccctctgcagggacaaCTGAG GCATTTTCTGGAACTGTCATAGAAAAGGAGCCTTTGTCTCCCTCCGCAATGCCACACCCAGTGCTGGCTCACCCAGTGCTGCCCACCATTCTGGAGCGCAAATCCGAGGAGCTCTTGTCCGACGCCCCAGAAGAACCTGTCAAGAGGATTTCCAAATTCAGAGCTGCCAggatgcagcagactcagtag